Below is a window of Bacillota bacterium DNA.
AATCTGGGATAAAAAAAATAACGTATTTTTAATTTATCCCACAACCAAACAGACCTCTCAGAAAATTGACTTAATTTATCCCATATATCCCACAACCAAACAGACCTCTCAGAAAATTGACTTGATTTATCCCATTTATCCCACAACCAAACAGACCTCTCAGAAAATTGACTTGATTTATCCCATTTATCCCACATTGAATAATATGGTGAAAATAAAAAACTCTCCCAAGAGGAAAAGACGCCCAACGTATTTTTGAAAAATGTAAAATGTAAATTTTGTAAAATGTAAAATGGAGCTTTCATAATAAGAAACGGACTTATATTGGGAGAATCCTCGCACATTATCGTCGTGACGATTATTTTGTAAATAAAAAGGTTAAACTTTGTTTAACATAATTGATCTTAAATTTAAAAAGTTTCAATTATTGAATGACTTCTCATTCCTCAAATGCAATCTCAAACAGATTTCCCTACTTGATTCCAATCAAAAAAATATGGTATATAATCTATAAATAATCATGTAATCACTATTCTTGCCCTAGGTTTATCAAAATATAATTTAACACTTATTATTCCCTCAAATTCAAATTTCATAAAAAATGTGTATACTAAAAATGTATCTAGTAATACATACTATTTTCATTATACTCCATATATTGATGAAGGGAAAAAAATGAATGTTAATTATTATACCTATTATTTAAATTCTATTCGTTCATTTAATCAAAATAATAAAGGGTTAGTGAGAGAAAATTGAGCGCAGCTCAATTTTCTCTCACTAACCCGCTCGCTTCGCTCGCGGGTTAAGATTAGTCAATGATTTCAAATACTATTCTCATTGTTTCTCATTGCCCAAATTTAAAATATATATATTGATGAAAATACTAATTTTATTTTTGGAAGATATGAAATGGGTTAGTGAGAGAAAATTGAGCTGCGCTCAATTTTCTCTCACTAACCCGCTCGCTTCGCTCGCGGGTTAAGGTTGGTTGGAAAATATAATATTAAAGATTGGAAGTTTATTCATTTTGTTCTTCACTCGTTTGGGAATAAATTATGCTTATCTTTTCCTGATTCTCCCAATGCTCCATTGTATCCCATGCTTGTTTAGGAGTCATTTTTTGACCTGTTAATCCTCGAAGAGATTGGTGCGGCCAATAATAGTTATACTCTTGAATTAGATCTTGTAGACTCGTGTTTTCGGTACACGTTGAATAGAGAGTTCTCCACAATCGTTCGATTTTACCATTTTCTTCTGGGGTGTATGGATGTGTCCGATGACACTTAATGGAAAACTCTTCTAACACTGTTTGAAAATTGTGCCCAATGAATTCAGTTCCATTATCGATAACAAGAGTATGAGGTTTAGGATTACCTAAAAGAGCATTTCGAAGGACATTAGCCGTATGCAATGATGATTTGGATTCAATGACTTCCGCATGAACAATATAACGTGATCTATCATCAACAAATGCAATGATAATCTCTTGATGCTCTCCTTTTTGAATAAAATGAAGATCAGTATGCCATATTT
It encodes the following:
- a CDS encoding DDE-type integrase/transposase/recombinase; the encoded protein is MKREMTYEEVKRIYHCSKITIINRFLHLNLPIPMFNQSKRPILISDKDIKKVKKYLQKFKVGYRRCSEALTLRGYLISEWKTRKIFEMEGLYCFEKPFKEINPHPSRFVASFAGQIWHTDLHFIQKGEHQEIIIAFVDDRSRYIVHAEVIESKSSLHTANVLRNALLGNPKPHTLVIDNGTEFIGHNFQTVLEEFSIKCHRTHPYTPEENGKIERLWRTLYSTCTENTSLQDLIQEYNYYWPHQSLRGLTGQKMTPKQAWDTMEHWENQEKISIIYSQTSEEQNE